Proteins found in one Hypanus sabinus isolate sHypSab1 unplaced genomic scaffold, sHypSab1.hap1 scaffold_122, whole genome shotgun sequence genomic segment:
- the LOC132386594 gene encoding zinc finger protein 239-like encodes MAHQQVHTGKRPFTCSDCGKGFTQSSTLQIHQRVHTGEKPFTCSECGKGFSQSSNLQSHRRVHTGEKPFTCSDCGKGFTLSSHLQRHHRVHTGEKPFTCSVCGKRFSESSDLLVHQRVHTGERPFTCSVCGKGFTQSSNLLIHQRVHSGERLFTCSVCGKGFTLSSHLQRH; translated from the coding sequence atggcacaccagcaagttcataccgggaagcggccattcacctgctcagactgtgggaagggattcacacagtcatccacactacagattcatcagcgagttcacactggggagaagccattcacctgctcagaatgtgggaagggattcagtcaatcatccaacctacagagtcaccggcgagttcacacaggggagaagccattcacctgctcagactgtgggaagggattcacactgtcgtcccacctacagagacaccatcgagttcacactggggagaagccgttcacttgctcggtctgtgggaagagattcagtgagtcatctgacctactggtacatcagcgagttcacactggggagaggccattcacctgctcagtctgtgggaagggattcactcagtcatccaacctactgatacatcagcgagttcactctggggagaggctgttcacctgctcagtctgtgggaaaggattcacactgtcatcccacctacagagacat
- the LOC132386593 gene encoding zinc finger protein 174-like, which translates to MVQSQKPKVAPERDGVQCLRGGGGIRRNQQDVTTKERIKNEKKFVFRNLKDNTPVLLSLSRYLRSGARYSINRPSSSDCGEGFTWSFEHLASPSFYRGERPFTCSDSGNGFTRLSQLKVYQQVHNGQGHSPVLCLRKDSVGQPTCGHTSQITLSRVWSSAEFQGSDSLGHLT; encoded by the exons atggtgcagagtcaaaaACCTAAAGttgctccagagagagatggggtccagtgtttacgaggaggaggaggaatcaggAGGAACCAGCAGGATGTGACTACAAAAGAAAG GATaaaaaatgagaagaaatttgtCTTCAGGAATCTCAAAGacaacacgccagttttgctgtctctgtccagatatttaagaagtggagcaaggtaTTCAATCAACCGTCCTTCCAgctcagactgtggagagggattcacttggtcatttgAACATCTAGCAAGCCCGTCATTTTACAGaggagaaaggcctttcacctgctcagacagtgggaatggattcactcggttatcacaattgaaggtatatcagcaagttcacaatgggcaaggccattcacctgttctgtgtttgAGAAAGGATTCTGTCGGGcaacccacctgtggacacaccagtcagatcaCACTGAGCAGAgtctggtcatctgctgaatttcagggaagtgattctctcggtcatctgacctaa
- the LOC132386590 gene encoding zinc finger protein 229-like: protein TGEKPFTCSVCGKRFTQSSNLQSHQQVHTGEKPFTCSDCGKSFTRSSRLLAHQSVHTGEKPFTCSVCGKGFTQSSHLLRHQRVHNRERPFTCSVCRKGFTDSSTLQSHQRVHTGERPFICSVCGKGFTHSSHVQNHQRVHTREKPFTCSECGKGFTQSSDLQRHQKVHTGEKLFTCSECGKGFTLSSYLQRHQRFHTGEKPFTCSVCGKGFTESSTLQRHQRVHTGEKPFTCSVCGKRFTDSSHLQSHQRVHTGEKPFTCSDCGKSFTRSSQLLAHQSVHTGMKPYTCSVCGKGFTLSSTLLVHQRVHTGEKPFTCSDCGKGFTHSSSLQSHQRVHTGEKPFTCSVCGKRFTRSSHLQRHQRVHTGEKPFTCSVCGKRFTRSSYLQRHQRVHTGEKPFFCSVCGRGFTQSSHIQNQRVHTGKKLFTCSDCG, encoded by the coding sequence actggggagaagccattcacctgctcagtctgtgggaagagattcactcagtcatccaacctacagagtcatcagcaagttcacactggggagaagccgttcacctgctcagactgtgggaagagtttcactcggtcatcccgactactggcacaccagtcagttcatactggggagaagccattcacctgctcagtctgtgggaagggattcactcagtcatcccacctactgagacatcagcgagttcacaacagggagaggccgttcacctgttcagtctgtaggaagggattcactgattcatccaccctacagagtcatcagcgagttcacactggggagaggccattcatctgttcagtctgtgggaagggattcactcattcatcccatgtacagaatcatcagcgagttcacacaagggagaagccgttcacctgctcagaatgtgggaagggattcactcagtcatctgacctgcagagacatcagaaagttcacactggggagaagctgttcacctgctcagaatgtgggaagggattcacactgtcatcctacctacagagacatcaacgatttcacactggggagaagccatttacctgctcagtctgtgggaagggattcactgagtcatccacactacagagacatcagagagttcacactggggagaagccgttcacctgttcagtctgtgggaagagattcactgattcatcccacctacagagtcatcagcgagttcacactggagagaagccattcacctgctcagactgtgggaagagtttcactcggtcatcccaactactggcacaccagtcagttcatactggcatgaagccatacacctgctcagtctgtgggaagggattcactctgtcatcgaccttactggtacatcagcgagtgcacacaggggagaagccgttcacctgctcagactgtgggaagggattcactcattcatccagcctacagagtcatcagcgagttcacactggagagaagccgttcacctgctcagtctgtgggaagagattcactcggtcatcccacctacagagacatcagcgagttcacactggagagaagccgttcacctgctcagtctgtgggaagagattcactcggtcatcctacctacagagacaccagcgagttcacactggggagaagccgttcttctgctcagtctgtgggaggggattcactcagtcatcccacatACAgaatcagcgagttcacactgggaagaagctgttcacctgctcagactgtgggtag